One window of Biomphalaria glabrata chromosome 6, xgBioGlab47.1, whole genome shotgun sequence genomic DNA carries:
- the LOC106066272 gene encoding FMRFamide receptor-like, producing the protein MAGVHQSTINFINITTEISSVIGTTVKGPKLYTLCVYTWTPPVELSIIKALKIYVFPLMFLIGFSANMMSVAILKRSGLKKPTNVLLLGMVIADSMVLLQGIDFAELLSFLGPNYEYPKYCGWQYGVLVNYFLLACDILTYFFVEYGIRVNTTIPILITLERFLAVYMPMTFKKIVTTKSAMISVIAAYVVWLPWPVFYLSLFRYLIQLEKIMLFAIGFQRDNQLEIYTLLNYNVVPFFSTWMPIFFIGIGCILISIRVKVTLSRRKQMTSKQDSATWSARTTRTLLTTCLFLFISTIISFFLDYFNNSIDDGYYYFEEECATLNYMINASSNFFVYIATNRKFAKIFKDIICRKKRRQQIY; encoded by the coding sequence ATGGCTGGAGTGCACCAGAGTACAataaattttatcaatataaCCACTGAGATTTCGTCTGTTATAGGAACTACAGTCAAGGGACCTAAACTCTATACTCTTTGTGTTTACACTTGGACTCCGCCTGTTGAGTTGTCCATCATAAAAGCGTTGAAAATTTACGTATTCCCACTCATGTTTCTGATAGGATTCAGCGCCAATATGATGAGTGTCGCCATCCTGAAACGGAGCGGCCTGAAGAAACCAACCAACGTTCTTCTACTTGGCATGGTGATAGCTGACAGCATGGTTCTGTTGCAGGGCATAGATTTCGCGGAGCTGTTGTCCTTTCTAGGTCCAAACTATGAATACCCTAAGTACTGCGGGTGGCAGTACGGCGTGCTGGTCAACTATTTTCTACTCGCCTGCGACATACTAACCTACTTCTTCGTCGAGTACGGCATCCGCGTCAACACGACAATACCGATTCTCATCACTCTAGAGAGGTTCCTGGCAGTCTACATGCCGATGACTTTTAAGAAAATCGTAACGACTAAGTCAGCCATGATAAGTGTTATAGCAGCCTATGTCGTCTGGCTACCTTGGCCAGTGTTCTACTTATCCTTGTTTCGCTACCTTATCCAGCTGGAGAAAATCATGCTCTTCGCTATTGGTTTCCAAAGAGACAACCAGCTGGAAATCTACACCCTCTTAAACTACAACGTAGTTCCGTTTTTCTCCACTTGGATGCCCATATTTTTCATCGGCATTGGCTGCATTCTTATATCCATCAGGGTGAAGGTAACACTGAGCAGACGGAAGCAGATGACGTCCAAGCAAGACAGCGCCACCTGGTCAGCCAGAACGACTAGGACCCTTCTGACCACATGCCTGTTCCTGTTCATATCCACcataatttcatttttcttagaCTATTTTAACAACTCTATCGACGACGGGTACTACTACTTTGAAGAGGAGTGCGCTACGTTAAACTATATGATTAACGCCTCGAGTAATTTCTTTGTCTACATCGCAACGAATAGAAAATTTGCCAAGATTTTTAAAGACATCATCTGTAGGAAGAAGCGAAGGCAACAGATCTATTAA